In Drosophila santomea strain STO CAGO 1482 chromosome 2L, Prin_Dsan_1.1, whole genome shotgun sequence, a single window of DNA contains:
- the LOC120448342 gene encoding transmembrane protein 234 homolog yields the protein MLEIAAQLLAVGLLWGVTNPFIRLGSQGIESVRDRGSKWSNFVQEARTIGSRWRYWIPFGLNQCGSALYVWTLQRASITVAVPVANSLSFAFTAITGYALGEKLPGRKVILGTLLVCCGSILMIYDKILQEQAQHH from the exons ATGCTGGAGATTGCTg CACAACTTCTTGCCGTTGGTCTTTTGTGGGGCGTTACCAATCCGTTTATTCGCCTCGGCAGTCAGGGAATCGAGTCGGTCAGAGATAGGGGCTCCAAGTGGAGCAACTTTGTCCAGGAAGCACGCACAATCGGCTCCCGGTGGCGCTACTGGATACCCTTTGGACTCAACCAGTGCGGAAGTGCTTTGTACGTATGGACGCTCCAGAGGGCCAGTATTACAGTGGCGGTACCAGTGGCTAATTCCCTGAGCTTCGCATTTACGGCGATAACCGGATATGCGCTGGGGGAAAAGCTGCCGGGAAGGA AAGTCATCCTGGGCACCCTGCTTGTCTGTTGCGGAAGTATCCTGATGATTTACGATAAGATTCTGCAGGAACAGGCTCAGCACCATTAA
- the LOC120448350 gene encoding 60S ribosomal protein L31 has product MTKTKGEKINKSAINEVVTRECTIHLAKRVHNIGFKKRAPRAIKEIRKFAEREMGTTDVRIDTRLNKHIWSKGIRSTPFRIRVRLARRRNDDEDSPNKLYTYVTYVPVSTFKNLQTENVESSDD; this is encoded by the exons ATGACCAAGACCAAGGGCGAGAAAATCAACAAATCCGCGATCAATGAAGTCGTGACCCGCGAGTGCACCATTCACTTGGCCAAGCGTGTCCACAACATCGGCTTCAAGAAGCGCGCGCCCCGCGCCATCAAGGAGATCCGCAAGTTCGCCGAGCGGGAGATGGGCACCACCGACGTGAGGATCGACACCCGTCTGAACAAGCACATCTGGTCCAAGGGTATCAG GTCCACTCCATTCCGCATTCGCGTGCGCCTGGCGCGTCGTCGTAACGACGATGAGGACTCCCCCAACAAGCTGTACACCTACGTGACCTATGTGCCGGTGTCCACGTTCAAGAACTTGCAGACCGAGAACGTCGAGTCCAGCGACGACTAA
- the LOC120448253 gene encoding putative N(4)-(beta-N-acetylglucosaminyl)-L-asparaginase GE19290, translating into MKRHLKACLWVLCFASTALSSLAETTSPKPTLASAFSGKSKTTAVSTALKANKTASELLPMVINTWNFTAANVLAWRILKQSKGGLRQTRNAVVEGCSKCEKLQCDRTVGYGGSPDELGETTLDAMVMDGATMEVGAVAGLRRIKDAIKVARHVLEHTQHTMLVGDAASAFANAMGFESESLVTPESKDMWLQWTAENCQPNFWKNVHPDPKVSCGPYKPRPTPLTRWKEDRARNEYEIGRKNHDTIGMIAIDVESNIHAGTSTNGARHKIPGRVGDSPIPGAGAYADNEVGAAVATGDGDVMMRFLPSLLAVEAMRAGKPPVDAAQESLRRIIKHHKDFMGALIAVDRLGRYGAACYGLDEFPFMVSSPAGRDGPTRLETVKCIAGQDKVNIVSL; encoded by the exons ATGAAAAGGCACTTGAAGGCATGTCTTTGGGTCCTTTGTTTTGCCTCCACGGCGTTATCCAGCCTTGCGGAGACCACTTCGCCCAAACCAACGCTGGCTTCGGCGTTTAG TGGAAAATCCAAAACAACCGCTGTTAGCACTGCCCTGAAGGCGAATAAGACGGCGAGTGAGCTCCTACCTATGGTCATCAACACTTGGAACTTCACGGCCGCCAATGTGCTGGCCTGGCGGATCCTCAAGCAGAGCAAGGGTGGACTCCGGCAGACGCGGAACGCAGTAGTGGAGGGCTGCTCGAAGTGTGAGAAGCTGCAGTGTGACCGGACAGTGGGCTATGGCGGATCCCCGGACGAGTTGGGCGAAACCACGCTGGATGCAATGGTCATGGACGGGGCCACCATGGAAGTGGGGGCGGTGGCTGGCCTGCGGCGCATTAAGGATGCTATTAAGGTGGCCCGGCACGTTCTAGAACACACGCAACACACCATGCTGGTGGGTGATGCGGCGTCCGCTTTCGCCAATGCTATGGGATTCGAGTCAGAGTCGCTGGTCACGCCGGAGTCGAAGGATATGTGGTTGCAGTGGACGGCGGAAAACTGTCAGCCAAACTTCTGGAAGAACGTTCACCCGGATCCCAAGGTCTCCTGCGGGCCGTACAAACCGCGGCCGACTCCCCTGACCCGCTGGAAGGAGGACCGTGCCCGGAATGAGTACGAGATTGGAAGGAAGAACCACGACACCATTGGCATGATTGCTATCGACGTGGAAAGCAACATCCACGCCGGCACCTCCACCAACGGGGCGCGTCACAAGATTCCCGGACGGGTGGGAGATTCCCCCATTCCGGGTGCCGGTGCTTATGCCGACAACGAGGTGGGTGCAGCCGTAGCCACCGGAGACGGAGATGTGATGATGCGCTTCCTGCCCTCATTGCTCGCAGTAGAAGCGATGCGAGCAGGAAAGCCCCCGGTGGATGCAGCTCAGGAGAGCCTTCGCCGCATTATTAAGCACCACAAGGACTTTATGGGTGCCCTCATCGCCGTGGATCGGCTAGGAAGGTATGGCGCCGCCTGCTACGGACTGGACGAATTCCCCTTTATGGTAAGCAGTCCAGCCGGAAGAGATGGGCCCACGCGCTTGGAAACGGTCAAATGTATAGCTGGTCAAGACAAAGTAAATATCGTTTCGTTGTGA